The following are encoded in a window of Phaseolus vulgaris cultivar G19833 chromosome 3, P. vulgaris v2.0, whole genome shotgun sequence genomic DNA:
- the LOC137839109 gene encoding uncharacterized protein — MVVEDLDEAIARERLGFNFGTLLAQSNALIITKARVQEQVALRVQEQVALVEARAKEEMALAGEKKKEEMTLLAQTFATRKIALNRELASLRHAETDLSKRLHDKGQEAVELQANILPLRMEKIKLEEEAEAMKARMARLEERATDQEVQLCRREAELTEQAAKFKEIEAELTEDVADAFASGFEDALEQVACAHPEIDLSLFSMSKQVVEVQIVPRSPPS; from the coding sequence ATGGTGGTGGAGGATCTGGACGAGGCCATTGCTAGGGAGAGGCTGGGCTTCAACTTTGGCACTCTCCTTGCTCAATCTAACGCCCTCATAATCACTAAGGCGAGGGTCCAAGAGCAGGTGGCACTGAGGGTCCAGGAGCAGGTGGCATTGGTGGAGGCCAGAGCTAAGGAGGAAATGGCCCTCGCTGgggagaaaaagaaagaagagatgACCTTGCTGGCTCAGACGTTCGCCACCCGCAAGATCGCCCTGAACAGGGAGTTGGCCAGCCTCCGCCATGCCGAAACAGACCTCTCCAAACGGCTTCATGACAAGGGTCAGGAGGCTGTCGAGCTGCAAGCCAATATCCTGCCCTTGCGTATGGAGAAGATCAAACTAGAAGAAGAAGCTGAGGCGATGAAAGCCAGGATGGCGAGGCTAGAAGAAAGGGCCACCGACCAGGAGGTGCAACTGTGTCGTCGGGAGGCTGAACTCACCGAGCAAGCCGCAAAGTTCAAAGAAATCGAGGCTGAGCTGACCGAGGATGTGGCTGACGCATTTGCTTCGGGGTTTGAGGACGCTCTTGAACAGGTTGCCTGTGCGCATCCTGAGATAGACCTTTCACTATTTTCGATGTCGAAGCAGGTTGTGGAAGTGCAGATCGTGCCCCGATCTCCTCCCTCATAA